One Chitinivibrionales bacterium DNA segment encodes these proteins:
- a CDS encoding expansin EXLX1 family cellulose-binding protein, whose product MNVEVFAKYCPLSIIIMIGFSSLSAQPDSGNIIHAGQATYYAATGDGNCMFGPSPNDLMVVAMNNTEYDSASVCGASIHVKGRLGEVTVRIVDRCPECPKGNIDMSPQAFAKIDDTILGRVPVTWWYVETQVTGPIQYRVKTGSNAWWIGIQILNHRTPVVKVEALYNGAWANVPRTDYNYFVDTSGLGPGPFTLRVTDFYGQQLVDTNIPLSPDAITNGLANFSSHSAVIAMSSGMKINKKDRAFISMNLGGGFEKFQAADVFDVFAVDGSFVHRTNVDGMKTLRAGKNTASGVFIVRPVDFVKY is encoded by the coding sequence GTGAACGTCGAGGTGTTTGCAAAATACTGTCCTTTGTCAATTATTATCATGATAGGATTCTCTTCACTCTCCGCCCAACCCGACTCCGGCAACATCATCCACGCCGGCCAGGCCACCTATTATGCGGCCACGGGCGACGGCAACTGCATGTTCGGCCCGTCGCCCAATGATCTCATGGTGGTCGCCATGAACAATACGGAATACGACAGTGCCTCGGTATGCGGCGCTTCCATTCATGTCAAGGGACGCTTGGGTGAGGTGACGGTGCGCATCGTTGACCGGTGCCCCGAATGCCCGAAGGGCAACATCGACATGAGCCCGCAGGCGTTTGCGAAAATAGACGACACGATCCTCGGCCGCGTGCCGGTAACGTGGTGGTACGTTGAAACGCAGGTGACGGGCCCCATCCAATACCGCGTGAAGACGGGCAGCAACGCCTGGTGGATCGGCATCCAGATCCTCAATCATAGAACGCCAGTTGTCAAGGTCGAGGCGCTTTACAACGGCGCATGGGCGAACGTCCCCCGCACGGACTACAACTACTTCGTTGACACGAGCGGGCTCGGGCCCGGACCGTTCACCCTGCGTGTCACCGATTTTTACGGCCAGCAATTGGTGGACACCAATATTCCCCTTTCGCCCGACGCCATTACAAACGGACTGGCGAATTTTTCGAGTCATTCGGCGGTGATCGCCATGTCTTCCGGAATGAAAATAAATAAAAAGGATCGTGCATTTATTTCAATGAATTTAGGCGGCGGATTTGAAAAATTTCAGGCGGCGGACGTGTTTGATGTTTTTGCGGTGGATGGAAGTTTCGTCCACAGAACTAACGTGGACGGAATGAAAACATTACGTGCGGGGAAAAATACTGCAAGTGGGGTTTTTATTGTTAGGCCGGTCGACTTTGTAAAATATTAG
- a CDS encoding linear amide C-N hydrolase, with amino-acid sequence MTAQRRIMAAIILALAATNLQLNACTVFCIQKGDQPVVGRNYDWGFNECIVFINKSGLSKTAFAYYGEAPDNPAQWLSRYGSATFCQYGRENGFAGMNEAGLVVNGLYLSEAQYPAPDARKSVSMDQWIQYQLDNFSTVDEVVASDKTIRIRQPSGDYSRVHFFVTDKSGATAVIEHLNGVMVCHTGAGLPYAALTNDTYDNSLAYLSKGLTDTASTGSLDRFFRAATLSKNYDTAVATGTYGEYILSRTEQGSTQYSVIFDPKGLYVVFKSQSNQQFRYFNLASFDMSCRTPVKMLNVEAVASGDATAGFTDYSTQANETLILDAWENLGITVYQPALDFFAQYPEQCTCTDAGVAGVTRSLPAWNSSRARLFDLLGRLLGTAIIRYPARAGTKVMLPKQSCAAAGVIIQGK; translated from the coding sequence CGCAATTATCCTCGCACTGGCCGCAACAAATTTACAACTGAATGCCTGCACCGTATTTTGTATTCAGAAGGGCGACCAGCCGGTGGTCGGAAGGAACTATGACTGGGGGTTCAACGAGTGCATCGTTTTCATCAATAAAAGCGGCTTGTCCAAGACCGCGTTTGCCTATTACGGCGAGGCGCCGGACAACCCGGCCCAATGGCTGTCCCGGTACGGCAGCGCGACGTTCTGCCAGTATGGACGCGAAAACGGGTTTGCTGGCATGAACGAGGCCGGATTGGTGGTGAACGGGCTGTACTTGAGCGAAGCGCAATACCCCGCTCCGGACGCGAGAAAATCGGTTTCCATGGATCAGTGGATCCAGTACCAGCTCGACAATTTCAGCACCGTGGACGAGGTCGTCGCGAGCGATAAAACCATCCGGATACGCCAGCCCTCTGGAGATTATTCCCGGGTGCATTTTTTCGTCACCGACAAGAGCGGGGCCACAGCGGTGATCGAGCACCTGAACGGCGTCATGGTGTGCCATACAGGCGCTGGCCTGCCCTATGCCGCGCTCACCAACGATACCTACGACAATTCCCTTGCTTACTTGAGCAAGGGACTGACCGATACGGCAAGCACCGGTTCACTTGACCGGTTCTTTCGCGCAGCGACTCTTTCGAAAAATTACGACACTGCCGTTGCAACCGGCACGTATGGGGAATACATTTTGTCAAGAACGGAGCAGGGATCTACCCAATACAGCGTTATCTTTGACCCAAAGGGCCTGTATGTGGTCTTTAAAAGCCAGTCCAACCAACAATTCCGCTATTTCAACCTTGCATCGTTCGACATGTCATGCCGCACGCCGGTAAAAATGTTGAATGTGGAGGCCGTGGCCTCCGGGGACGCGACCGCTGGTTTCACGGACTATTCCACGCAGGCGAACGAAACGCTCATCCTGGACGCATGGGAAAACCTCGGAATAACCGTGTACCAGCCGGCGCTCGATTTTTTCGCACAGTATCCGGAACAGTGTACATGTACCGATGCAGGCGTGGCCGGCGTAACGCGGAGCCTGCCGGCATGGAACTCATCCAGAGCAAGACTGTTCGATCTGCTGGGAAGGTTGCTGGGAACTGCAATCATCCGGTATCCCGCGCGGGCGGGGACAAAGGTGATGCTCCCGAAACAGTCATGCGCAGCGGCTGGAGTTATCATCCAAGGCAAATGA